Proteins from a genomic interval of Lycium ferocissimum isolate CSIRO_LF1 chromosome 2, AGI_CSIRO_Lferr_CH_V1, whole genome shotgun sequence:
- the LOC132045730 gene encoding uncharacterized protein LOC132045730, with protein sequence MAEEEGWGWPPSPSGSPMYLTKDDHWTHFDNSVNAVSFGFVATAILISMFLVMAIFERFLRPPSPPDLTPSSHRRHADVESQLRFNPKLDYPTPKVSTSAKEVSVLMPGNDMPTFIAHPAPVPCQPERNPWPSHQQSPLPCVTNSNPNMSS encoded by the exons ATGGCAGAAGAAGAGGGGTGGGGGTGGCCACCATCACCAAGTGGTTCACCAATGTACTTAACAAAAGATGATCATTGGACTCATTTTGACAACTCAGTGAATGCTGTTTCTTTTGGTTTTGTTGCTACTGCTATTCTCATCTCTATGTTCCTTGTTATGGCTATCTTTGAGAGGTTCCTTAGACCACCCTCCCCACCTGATCTGACTCCCTCCAGTCACCGCCGTCATGCTGACGTGGAGTCTCAGTTAAGGTTCAACCCTAAACTTGACTATCCTACTCCCAAA GTTTCTACAAGTGCCAAAGAAGTTTCAGTGTTGATGCCAGGAAATGACATGCCAACTTTTATTGCTCATCCTGCTCCTGTACCTTGTCAACCGGAACGCAATCCATGGCCTTCCCATCAGCAAAGTCCTTTACCCTGTGTCACGAACTCCAACCCAAACATGTCGTCCTAG
- the LOC132045740 gene encoding G-type lectin S-receptor-like serine/threonine-protein kinase At4g03230 isoform X2 yields the protein MQSTSVFLFPFLLYLCHLKCHSRDIITSDNLLRNEGETLVSAGKIFELGFFNTTSDDGEFRTYVGIWYRASPETVVWVANRDNSIPISAELLVVAFHDDGNLKVLDSTGNSYFSTDLASAPSSKRTAKLFDSGNLVLIDDLSGKRLWQSFNYTTDTFLPGMKMDDELKLTAWGVTQKDPSTGNYTFQLNPGGNSEYAILQRTVLRWKGSAPAASANPFSFWELPPFVVSMLSNSSKESDSSPQSTPNTSHVPFFNKTRTDNIASVSYTRLVMNSSGEIQLYGWDDKSRGWFEMWSEPQGPCGVYNTCGKFGICNSEIMPLCKCLPGFDPASPDDWMAGKYTGGCSRKSDSNCNKKSEFDTFLNMHAMKFEEPDLLYSEAKSEEDCRKECLGNCNCLAYSYFEVAKPRRGISSTETVSRCSIWTSDLNNLQEDYTGGFNLSVRVAITDIGAIRRRNCKPCGPIIIPYPLSSQPDCGDPLYYSFSCDDLTGEASFQTLNGSYPVIDISKENRTFVIEVHVENVTDSCDTKTKAVWLNRSLHFHPINQCYDGKLQNLSSGGVINEIQIMWEPPSEPTCTTSADCEDWPNSSCGNITGQGQKRCLCNQHFKWDGLALNCTKASSISFGSEQGAWSGKKAASLNLKALIISISLTAGIITMCCISYVIYRNKKVARRKAEEIIVGNRIDYLPESESSSKYVITEDDKKRIDVPFFNLKSILVATDNFSDANRLGQGGFGPVYKGMFPQGQEMAVKRLSSHSSQGAEEFKNEVMLIAKLQHRNLVRLLGYCIEANEKILLYEYMPNKSLDTFIFGHALRQLLDWNIRFDIILGIARGLHYLHHDSRLRIIHRDLKTSNILLDEEMNAKISDFGLARIVEGKSIEANTQKIAGTFGYLSPEYALEGLFSIKSDVFAFGVVVLEIISGKRNLELFEGTNLLGQAWKLWMENRALEVMDPILVEKFNETEALKCINVALLCVQEDSGDRPTMSNVIVMLGSENMALPRPNQPAFVTRRNTTSSTSSSSYFKPDTGSNNELTITVEQGR from the exons ATGCAGTCTACTAGTGTCTTCTTGTTTCCATTCTTGCTATATTTGTGTCACCTCAAATGTCATTCTAGGGACATCATAACTTCAGACAACTTATTACGCAATGAAGGGGAAACTCTTGTGTCAGCTGGAAAGATATTCGAGCTTGGATTCTTTAACACTACATCCGATGATGGAGAATTTAGAACTTATGTTGGCATATGGTACCGGGCGAGTCCCGAAACTGTCGTGTGGGTTGCCAATAGGGATAACTCAATTCCAATATCAGCTGAACTTTTGGTCGTTGCTTTTCATGACGATGGTAATCTCAAAGTGTTGGACTCAACGGGGAACTCTTATTTCTCAACAGATCTTGCTAGTGCACCTTCTTCTAAGCGTACAGCAAAGCTCTTTGACTCAGGAAACTTGGTTTTAATTGATGATTTGTCAGGCAAGAGATTATGGCAAAGTTTTAACTACACCACTGACACCTTCCTTCCTGGTATGAAAATGGACGATGAGTTGAAGTTAACTGCTTGGGGGGTTACCCAAAAGGATCCTAGCACTGGAAATTACACATTTCAGCTGAATCCAGGAGGCAACTCCGAGTATGCCATACTCCAAAGGACAGTCCTACGCTGGAAAGGCTCTGCTCCTGCGGCTTCTGCTAATCCTTTTAGTTTCTGGGAACTGCCTCCTTTTGTGGTATCAATGTTATCCAATTCCAGTAAGGAGTCTGACTCAAGCCCTCAATCAACGCCTAATACTTCTCATGTGCCTTTCTTTAATAAAACAAGGACTGATAATATTGCTTCTGTGTCATACACAAGGCTAGTGATGAATTCCTCAGGGGAAATACAATTATATGGATGGGATGACAAGAGTAGAGGGTGGTTTGAGATGTGGTCAGAACCACAAGGTCCATGCGGTGTGTATAACACTTGTGGGAAATTTGGAATTTGCAACAGTGAGATAATGCCTTTGTGCAAGTGTTTGCCAGGATTTGATCCTGCTTCTCCAGATGATTGGATGGCTGGGAAATATACTGGTGGTTGTTCAAGAAAGTCAGATAGTAATTGCAACAAAAAGTCAGAATTCGACACGTTCTTAAATATGCATGCTATGAAATTTGAGGAGCCAGACCTGTTATATTCAGAGGCtaaaagtgaagaagattgCAGAAAGGAGTGTCTAGGAAACTGTAACTGCCTAGCATATTCTTATTTTGAAGTTGCTAAACCACGGAGAGGAATATCTAGCACGGAAACAGTATCTAGATGCTCGATTTGGACGAGTGACCTCAACAATCTTCAGGAGGACTATACTGGTGGCTTCAACCTCTCTGTCCGTGTAGCAATTACCGATATTG GAGCAATAAGAAGGAGAAATTGCAAGCCTTGCGGCCCAATCATTATACCTTATCCATTGAGCAGTCAACCAGATTGTGGGGATCCTTTGTATTATAGTTTCTCTTGTGATGATTTAACTGGAGAAGCAAGTTTCCAGACACTGAATGGCTCCTATCCCGTCATTGACATATCTAAGGAAAATAGAACATTTGTTATAGAAGTGCATGTAGAAAATGTTACTGATTCATGTGATACCAAAACCAAAGCTGTATGGCTCAACCGGTCATTGCATTTTCATCCTATAAACCAGTGTTACGATGGAAAATTACAAAATCTCAGTTCTGGTGGAGTTATAAATGAAATACAGATCATGTGGGAACCACCATCAGAACCTACATGCACTACTTCTGCAGACTGTGAGGATTGGCCAAATTCAAGTTGCGGCAACATCACGGGACAAGGACAAAAAAGGTGTCTATGCAATCAACACTTCAAATGGGATGGTTTAGCATTAAATTGTACCAAAG CAAGTTCAATTTCTTTTGGTTCAGAGCAAGGAGCATGGAGTGGAAAGAAGGCAGCATCGCTGAATCTCAAAGCCCTGATAATTTCCATCAGTCTAACTGCTGGAATTATAACCATGTGCTGCATTAGCTATGTAATCTACCGTAACAAAAAGGTGGCAAGAAGAAAAG CCGAGGAAATAATTGTAGGGAATAGGATAGATTACTTGCCCGAGAGCGAAAGTTCATCTAAATATGTGATAACAGAAGATGATAAGAAACGGATCGATGTCCCATTTTTCAACTTGAAAAGCATATTAGTCGCTACGGACAACTTCTCAGATGCAAACAGGCTTGGTCAAGGCGGATTTGGCCCTGTTTACAAG GGTATGTTCCCTCAAGGACAAGAGATGGCAGTGAAGAGGTTGTCAAGTCATTCTAGTCAAGGTGCTGAAGAATTTAAAAACGAAGTAATGTTAATTGCCAAGCTCCAACACAGAAATCTAGTCAGACTTTTGGGCTACTGCATCGAGGCAAACGAAAAGAttttattatatgaatatatgccCAACAAAAGCTTAGACACCTTCATATTTG GTCATGCTCTACGCCAGTTATTGGATTGGAATATCCGTTTCGACATTATATTGGGCATTGCTCGTGGGCTTCATTATTTGCACCATGACTCAAGGTTACGTATCATTCATAGAGATTTAAAGACGAGCAACATTTTATTAGACGAAGAGATGAATGCAAAAATATCAGATTTTGGCTTGGCCAGGATTGTCGAAGGCAAAAGCATAGAGGCTAACACACAAAAAATAGCTGGAACTTT TGGCTATCTTTCACCAGAATATGCATTGGAAGGACTCTTTTCAATCAAGTCTGATGTTTTTGCCTTCGGGGTGGTTGTATTGGAAATCATTAGTGGGAAGAGAAATCTGGAACTTTTTGAAGGCACAAACCTCTTGGGTCAA GCTTGGAAACTATGGATGGAAAATAGGGCATTGGAGGTGATGGACCCAATTCTAGTGGAAAAATTCAATGAAACCGAAGCATTGAAGTGCATAAACGTAGCACTTTTATGTGTGCAAGAAGATTCAGGTGATCGGCCCACAATGTCAAATGTGATAGTTATGCTTGGGAGCGAAAACATGGCTCTTCCAAGACCAAATCAACCAGCTTTTGTCACAAGAAGAAATACAACATCTAGCACATCGTCCTCCTCTTATTTTAAGCCAGACACCGGCTCCAATAATGAATTGACCATCACTGTTGAGCAAGGCCGATAA
- the LOC132045768 gene encoding uncharacterized protein LOC132045768, whose protein sequence is MGCCVSSNNDKLPPTISNSSQQSEEETVKEVLSETPTTIQKPNLYNTTENSLKKSSLPISKYSINMAQKHIMKKPITTNNFNHPDDEVSEISDATVTTEKQYAPEDDVTEFQKRSPAKYRNQRSVGNSPARRSDPSPGRVRSGPGRRDNGECSGRRSRSPAMRVENGGYGSGLGRSPSGRKTGKSPGRVRSEMGDRIRMMDHERDYGNGGENKKWSPPTNGNESLENPLVSLECFIFL, encoded by the coding sequence ATGGGTTGTTGTGTTAGCAGTAACAACGATAAACTACCTCCAACTATATCCAATTCTTCACaacaaagtgaagaagaaacAGTTAAAGAAGTCCTCTCTGAAACTCCCACTACTATACAAAAACCAAACCTCTATAACACTACTGAAAATAGTCTCAAAAAATCCTCACTACCCATCTCCAAATATTCCATTAATATGGCACAAAAACACATTATGAAGAAACCCATCACAACTAATAATTTCAACCACCCTGATGATGAAGTATCAGAGATCAGTGATGCAACAGTAACAACAGAGAAGCAATATGCACCCGAAGATGACGTCACTGAATTCCAGAAACGGTCACCGGCGAAGTACCGGAATCAGAGAAGTGTTGGGAACTCGCCGGCCAGAAGATCCGACCCGTCTCCGGGTCGGGTCAGATCCGGACCCGGAAGGAGGGATAATGGGGAGTGTTCGGGTAGGAGGTCGAGGTCACCGGCGATGAGGGTTGAGAATGGTGGATACGGGTCGGGTTTAGGGAGGAGTCCGTCGGGGAGGAAAACGGGTAAGTCTCCGGGTCGGGTCAGATCCGAAATGGGTGATCGGATCAGGATGATGGATCATGAGAGAGATTATGGAAATGGGGGAGAAAACAAAAAGTGGTCACCACCGACAAATGGAAATGAATCTCTTGAAAATCCACTTGTGTCCTTGGaatgtttcatttttctttga
- the LOC132047770 gene encoding uncharacterized protein LOC132047770 yields the protein MGSLTFPSPSRAAPQSPENSTSRYSIFASFCSTIVTSDATVTNWIACYDPSNNAWSYVTSIPDLPENHVLKDFAMVSASNSLYIIGGRLCRKEKTQNAQYGNDEFFDSDIDVLSSVLRYDINSNQWSKCAPLNVPRYNFAYVVKENKIYVAGGQSTLGSARGTSSSEVYDPLINDQWTLLPNMNRSRCKCVGVTWQRKIHVVGGFVQGGGFSQYVDRCSAELYDMSRGQWDLVAGMWQLDVPANQIVEVDGRLFSSGDCLNAWKGHIEVYDGKLNIWYMVEGSQKNIFPFEENGQPIHRLYLTMAPIGTHLYFLAGYRTVDDPSKTISTVYSFDTSTTGGAWKSFEPIQEEGERELCSHCCVVQLY from the coding sequence ATGGGTTCTCTTACCTTCCCATCCCCATCTCGAGCAGCACCGCAATCGCCAGAAAATTCCACGTCGAGGTATTCTATTTTTGCCTCATTTTGTTCGACAATTGTGACAAGTGATGCCACTGTCACAAATTGGATAGCATGTTATGATCCTTCTAACAACGCTTGGAGTTATGTTACATCGATCCCTGATTTACCCGAAAACCATGTACTCAAGGACTTCGCTATGGTCTCAGCCTCAAACTCACTTTATATTATTGGTGGTCGACTCTGTCGAAAAGAGAAAACTCAAAATGCCCAATATGGGAACGATGAATTTTTCGATAGCGACATTGATGTGCTATCATCGGTGTTACGTTATGACATTAATTCTAATCAGTGGTCAAAATGTGCACCACTTAATGTACCACGTTACAATTTTGCATATGTTGTTAAGGAAAATAAGATTTATGTAGCTGGAGGGCAGTCAACGTTAGGTAGTGCTAGGGGCACTTCATCATCTGAGGTTTATGATCCTCTAATTAATGATCAATGGACATTATTGCCTAACATGAATAGGTCAAGGTGCAAATGTGTTGGTGTGACGTGGCAAAGGAAAATCCACGTGGTTGGTGGATTTGTACAAGGTGGAGGGTTTTCGCAATACGTGGACCGTTGTTCAGCTGAGCTGTATGACATGTCAAGGGGACAATGGGACCTTGTGGCAGGGATGTGGCAATTGGATGTGCCAGCTAATCAAATTGTAGAGGTAGATGGTAGGCTATTTAGCTCTGGGGATTGTCTTAATGCATGGAAAGGTCATATTGAGGTCTATGACGGGAAACTTAATATATGGTACATGGTTGAAGGTTCACAAAAGAATATTTTCCCCTTTGAAGAAAATGGACAACCTATTCATCGACTATACTTAACAATGGCCCCAATTGGGACACATTTGTATTTCTTGGCAGGTTATCGGACCGTCGATGATCCATCGAAAACGATATCAACGGTATATTCATTTGACACGTCAACAACAGGAGGTGCATGGAAGAGCTTCGAACCAATACAAGAGGAAGGAGAAAGAGAGTTATGTAGTCATTGTTGTGTTGTCCAACTCTATTAG
- the LOC132045740 gene encoding G-type lectin S-receptor-like serine/threonine-protein kinase At4g03230 isoform X1, with amino-acid sequence MQSTSVFLFPFLLYLCHLKCHSRDIITSDNLLRNEGETLVSAGKIFELGFFNTTSDDGEFRTYVGIWYRASPETVVWVANRDNSIPISAELLVVAFHDDGNLKVLDSTGNSYFSTDLASAPSSKRTAKLFDSGNLVLIDDLSGKRLWQSFNYTTDTFLPGMKMDDELKLTAWGVTQKDPSTGNYTFQLNPGGNSEYAILQRTVLRWKGSAPAASANPFSFWELPPFVVSMLSNSSKESDSSPQSTPNTSHVPFFNKTRTDNIASVSYTRLVMNSSGEIQLYGWDDKSRGWFEMWSEPQGPCGVYNTCGKFGICNSEIMPLCKCLPGFDPASPDDWMAGKYTGGCSRKSDSNCNKKSEFDTFLNMHAMKFEEPDLLYSEAKSEEDCRKECLGNCNCLAYSYFEVAKPRRGISSTETVSRCSIWTSDLNNLQEDYTGGFNLSVRVAITDIEQGAWSGKKAASLNLKALIISISLTAGIITMCCISYVIYRNKKVARRKAEEIIVGNRIDYLPESESSSKYVITEDDKKRIDVPFFNLKSILVATDNFSDANRLGQGGFGPVYKGMFPQGQEMAVKRLSSHSSQGAEEFKNEVMLIAKLQHRNLVRLLGYCIEANEKILLYEYMPNKSLDTFIFGHALRQLLDWNIRFDIILGIARGLHYLHHDSRLRIIHRDLKTSNILLDEEMNAKISDFGLARIVEGKSIEANTQKIAGTFGYLSPEYALEGLFSIKSDVFAFGVVVLEIISGKRNLELFEGTNLLGQAWKLWMENRALEVMDPILVEKFNETEALKCINVALLCVQEDSGDRPTMSNVIVMLGSENMALPRPNQPAFVTRRNTTSSTSSSSYFKPDTGSNNELTITVEQGR; translated from the exons ATGCAGTCTACTAGTGTCTTCTTGTTTCCATTCTTGCTATATTTGTGTCACCTCAAATGTCATTCTAGGGACATCATAACTTCAGACAACTTATTACGCAATGAAGGGGAAACTCTTGTGTCAGCTGGAAAGATATTCGAGCTTGGATTCTTTAACACTACATCCGATGATGGAGAATTTAGAACTTATGTTGGCATATGGTACCGGGCGAGTCCCGAAACTGTCGTGTGGGTTGCCAATAGGGATAACTCAATTCCAATATCAGCTGAACTTTTGGTCGTTGCTTTTCATGACGATGGTAATCTCAAAGTGTTGGACTCAACGGGGAACTCTTATTTCTCAACAGATCTTGCTAGTGCACCTTCTTCTAAGCGTACAGCAAAGCTCTTTGACTCAGGAAACTTGGTTTTAATTGATGATTTGTCAGGCAAGAGATTATGGCAAAGTTTTAACTACACCACTGACACCTTCCTTCCTGGTATGAAAATGGACGATGAGTTGAAGTTAACTGCTTGGGGGGTTACCCAAAAGGATCCTAGCACTGGAAATTACACATTTCAGCTGAATCCAGGAGGCAACTCCGAGTATGCCATACTCCAAAGGACAGTCCTACGCTGGAAAGGCTCTGCTCCTGCGGCTTCTGCTAATCCTTTTAGTTTCTGGGAACTGCCTCCTTTTGTGGTATCAATGTTATCCAATTCCAGTAAGGAGTCTGACTCAAGCCCTCAATCAACGCCTAATACTTCTCATGTGCCTTTCTTTAATAAAACAAGGACTGATAATATTGCTTCTGTGTCATACACAAGGCTAGTGATGAATTCCTCAGGGGAAATACAATTATATGGATGGGATGACAAGAGTAGAGGGTGGTTTGAGATGTGGTCAGAACCACAAGGTCCATGCGGTGTGTATAACACTTGTGGGAAATTTGGAATTTGCAACAGTGAGATAATGCCTTTGTGCAAGTGTTTGCCAGGATTTGATCCTGCTTCTCCAGATGATTGGATGGCTGGGAAATATACTGGTGGTTGTTCAAGAAAGTCAGATAGTAATTGCAACAAAAAGTCAGAATTCGACACGTTCTTAAATATGCATGCTATGAAATTTGAGGAGCCAGACCTGTTATATTCAGAGGCtaaaagtgaagaagattgCAGAAAGGAGTGTCTAGGAAACTGTAACTGCCTAGCATATTCTTATTTTGAAGTTGCTAAACCACGGAGAGGAATATCTAGCACGGAAACAGTATCTAGATGCTCGATTTGGACGAGTGACCTCAACAATCTTCAGGAGGACTATACTGGTGGCTTCAACCTCTCTGTCCGTGTAGCAATTACCGATATTG AGCAAGGAGCATGGAGTGGAAAGAAGGCAGCATCGCTGAATCTCAAAGCCCTGATAATTTCCATCAGTCTAACTGCTGGAATTATAACCATGTGCTGCATTAGCTATGTAATCTACCGTAACAAAAAGGTGGCAAGAAGAAAAG CCGAGGAAATAATTGTAGGGAATAGGATAGATTACTTGCCCGAGAGCGAAAGTTCATCTAAATATGTGATAACAGAAGATGATAAGAAACGGATCGATGTCCCATTTTTCAACTTGAAAAGCATATTAGTCGCTACGGACAACTTCTCAGATGCAAACAGGCTTGGTCAAGGCGGATTTGGCCCTGTTTACAAG GGTATGTTCCCTCAAGGACAAGAGATGGCAGTGAAGAGGTTGTCAAGTCATTCTAGTCAAGGTGCTGAAGAATTTAAAAACGAAGTAATGTTAATTGCCAAGCTCCAACACAGAAATCTAGTCAGACTTTTGGGCTACTGCATCGAGGCAAACGAAAAGAttttattatatgaatatatgccCAACAAAAGCTTAGACACCTTCATATTTG GTCATGCTCTACGCCAGTTATTGGATTGGAATATCCGTTTCGACATTATATTGGGCATTGCTCGTGGGCTTCATTATTTGCACCATGACTCAAGGTTACGTATCATTCATAGAGATTTAAAGACGAGCAACATTTTATTAGACGAAGAGATGAATGCAAAAATATCAGATTTTGGCTTGGCCAGGATTGTCGAAGGCAAAAGCATAGAGGCTAACACACAAAAAATAGCTGGAACTTT TGGCTATCTTTCACCAGAATATGCATTGGAAGGACTCTTTTCAATCAAGTCTGATGTTTTTGCCTTCGGGGTGGTTGTATTGGAAATCATTAGTGGGAAGAGAAATCTGGAACTTTTTGAAGGCACAAACCTCTTGGGTCAA GCTTGGAAACTATGGATGGAAAATAGGGCATTGGAGGTGATGGACCCAATTCTAGTGGAAAAATTCAATGAAACCGAAGCATTGAAGTGCATAAACGTAGCACTTTTATGTGTGCAAGAAGATTCAGGTGATCGGCCCACAATGTCAAATGTGATAGTTATGCTTGGGAGCGAAAACATGGCTCTTCCAAGACCAAATCAACCAGCTTTTGTCACAAGAAGAAATACAACATCTAGCACATCGTCCTCCTCTTATTTTAAGCCAGACACCGGCTCCAATAATGAATTGACCATCACTGTTGAGCAAGGCCGATAA